The DNA sequence GCGGAGAATATTCTTCTGGAAGAAGAGATTGTATTTGACCCTATTGAGCTGAACCCCCGCGAGCGGGAAAAAGGAGCGGAGACAAAAACTATTAACGATTTTTTTGCGGAGAAATTCGGGCGAAAGAATAAAGCCAGGGACGGCGGGGAGAGCATGGATTCGAGTGAATCGATTCCGCCCGAAACGACAGCCGGTATGCATCGCGGAGAAAATATGCCTCCGGACCGGCCAGAAAATTCCCGGCCGGCGGATCAGGTGCTGCGCGAAAGCGGCGTCCTGCCTGAAAGCGGGAACCCGGCGGTGCAAAAAACAAATGACCCGGCCTTTTCCATCGAAGCCACCGAAGAAGAGAAGCTGGCTGACTCGCTGGTGCATGAGCATGGACTATACGATCCTACTCTTGACCTTCAGGATTTCCGTTTCCCGCATCTTGATTTGCTGGAAACTTACGGCTCCAGCCGGCCGTCGGTAACCGCCGAAGAGCTGGAAGCCAATAAAAATAAGATCGTTGGCACTTTAGCCAATTACGGGATCGATATTGACAAGATCAAAGCCACGATCGGCCCCACGGTGACGCTTTACGAAATTGTTCCTTCGCCTGGCGTACGGATTTCCAAGATCAGGAACCTGGAAGACGATATTGCCCTTAGCCTGGCCGCCCTGGGAATTCGTATTATTGCGCCCATTCCGGGAAGGGGGACTATCGGGATTGAAGTTCCCAACCAGCATCCAGAGATCGTGTCCATGCGGTCCGTAATGGCTACCGAAAAATATCAGAATGCCAATATGGAGCTTCCCATTGCCCTGGGGAAGAATATTTCCAACGAAGTATATATCGTTGATCTGGCAAAAATGCCCCACTTGCTGATGGCAGGAGCCACCGGGCAAGGTAAATCCGTCGGTATAAATGCCTTGCTTGTCTCTCTGCTCTACAAAAAACATCCGGCCCAGCTGAAATTTGTCATGGTGGACCCGAAAAAGGTGGAGCTTACCCTTTACCGGAAAATAGAAAGGCATTACCTGGCGAAACTTCCGGGTGAGGGAGAAGCCATCATTACCGACACGCGGCTGGTGATCAATACGCTTAATTCCTTATGCATTGAGATGGACAACCGCTATGAATTGCTGAAAGATGCCGGTGTCCGCAACATTAAAGAATACAATAAGAAATTTGTTTCCCGCAAGTTGAACCCGAACGAAGGGCATCGTTTTCTGCCATATATTGTCCTGGTGATTGACGAATTTGCCGACCTGATGATGACGGCAGGGAAGGAAATTGAAACGCCCATCGCCCGCCTGGCGCAGCTGGCCAGGGCCATTGGCATCCACCTGGTAATAGCCACCCAGCGGCCTTCCGTGAACATTATTACCGGTACCATTAAAGCGAATTTCCCCGCCCGCATTGCCTTCCGGGTTACGTCAAAGATCGATTCAAGGACGATCCTGGATGCCGGCGGCGCCGATCAGCTGATCGGCAGGGGAGACATGCTGCTTTCCACGGGAAGTGACGTGATCCGCCTGCAGTGCGCCCTGGTGGATACCCCGGAGGTAGAGCATATAACCGACTATATCGGATCCCAGCGTGCCTATCCGACCGCCTACGAATTGCCGGAGTATGTGGACGAGAGCGGCGACGGGAACGGCGCAAAAGCCTTTGACTCTGAGAACAGGGACCAGATGTTCGATGAAGCGGCGCGCCTGGTTGTGCGTCATCAGCAGGGTTCCACTTCGCTGATCCAGCGAAAGCTAAAGCTCGGGTATAACCGTGCAGGGCGCATCATCGATCAGCTGGAGGCCGCCGGTATTGTAGGCCCCTTTGAGGGCAGCAAAGCCAGGGACGTACTGATCCAGGACGAGTACGCGCTGGAACAATTATTGAATGACCTTGGCAATTAAACCTGCCGCCCTGTAAATTGTCTTATTGTCAGGCCGCGTTTTAAAAAAGCGCCCGGAAAAAGCGCAAGGCGGGAAGCTGAATGGGGCGAGAGAAGCGCTGAAGAAAGCGGGAGAAGCTGAATGAGGCGGGGAACTGAGGAAAGCGGGAGAAGCTTACTAAGGCAGGAGCGCTTACCAAGGAGGGAGCAGGAGCAGCTGAAGAAGACTAAGGCGGGAACGCTTACGAAGAAGGGAACGCTTTACAAGGCGGTAGAAAGGTGAAAAAGTAATGAAGAAAGTTATTTCGAAAATAAGTTTGATGCTGACAATCGCAATACTGGCGGCCGGGCCATTGATGCTTTTCACGGCGCATGCAGCATGGTCACAGCCGGCGAATGATCCGGAAGCAAAGGAAATCCTGGATGCGGTAAGCGCTAAGTACCGCGCGCATGATTATATAAAGGCGGTTTTTTCCTATACCTTTAACAGTCCTTCCGAAAATGTTACCCAAACAGAAGAAGGGAGCCTGTATGTACAGCCGGGAGGGAATAAATACCGCGTAAAAGTGGCGGGACAGGAAATGATCAGCAACGGAACCACTTCCTGGGTTTACCTGCCTGAAGTGAACGAGGTACAGGTCAGTGACGCGGCAGCCGGTTCCGGGGAACTGAACCCTGCCCAACTCTTTACGCTACATGAAAAAGGGTTTAAATACGTGCTGAAGGGAGAAAGCAATATAGATGGAAAACAGGTTCACCTGATCGACCTGGTTCCTTTGGAGTCCTCGCCTTATTCGAAGATAGAGCTTGCTGTTGAAAAGAGCGCGAGCCTGATCAGGCAGCTGAAGGTCTTCGATAAAAATGGGAATCATTATATTTATAAAATAAAAACGATCAACTTTAACCCTGATCCGGATAGCGATTTCTTTACCTTTAGCAAGGCGGACCATCCGGGGGTGGAAGTGGTTGATCTTCGTTAGTATATGCTGAGCATTACCAATCATACGCTTGAAAAACTGGAGCAATTGCTTCGGGACCTGGGCTACCGGCTTCGCTATGAAAAGGGTAATTTTAAATCAGGGGCCTGTGTTCTACACGAGTCTAAAGTTGTCGTAGTGAACAAGTTCCTGGGTCTTGAGCAACGTATTAATTCCCTGGCCGAGATCATAAAAAGTGTGGATGCTGCTCCTTTACAATTAGATTCAAAGCAAAAAAGCTTGTATCTTTCCCTGCGACAAACAGCGATAGCGCTTCCTAATTCATGATGAAAATTACTTTTTTGGGAACAGGTACTTCGCAAGGCGTACCTGTAATAGCTTGTGATTGCCAGGTATGTACATCCGGTGACCCCTGCGATAAACGCCTGCGTTCGTCTGTCCTGATCGAAGATAAACATACTACTGCGGTGATCGATTCCGGCCCTGATTTCCGTTACCAGATGTTAAGAGCCGGCGTAAAACAGCTGGATGCCATTGTACTCACCCATGAACATAAGGATCATCTTGCCGGAATGGACGACATCAGGGCTTTTAATTTCAGGCAGGAGGAGCCAATGGATGTTTTTGCCACTCCGCGGGTGCAGGAAACGATTATCAGGGAATTTGCTTACGTATTTTCTTCCGTGAAGTATCCCGGGCTTCCCAGGATAAAACTCATAGAAATTCAGAACAAGCCCTTTAAAGTGGGAACGCTTCGCTTTCAGCCCGTGGAAGTGCTTCACTATAAATTACCGGTGTTCGGCTACCGTATCGGCGATTTTACGTATATCACCGACGCAAAGACCATTGAGCCCGAAGAAAAGGAAAAGATAAAGGGTTCAAAGGTACTCGTACTTAATGCCCTTCAAAAGGAAGCCCACGTTTCCCATTTCACACTCGACGAGGCTGTCAGGCTTGCCGGAGAACTGGGTGCCGAAAGGACTTACCTGACGCACATCAGCCATAAACTAGGCCGACATGCCGAAATAGAGAGTAAGCTTCCGCCCGGAATTCACCTGGCCTATGACGGGCTGGTGTTAACATTGTAAGGCCGCCCTTTGCCTAAGCGGCGGCAAGGCTGACCTTCCGGCAGATGGTTATTTGCATTATAAATACCGGAAAAAGAGAGCGATACTGTAAAAAAATGCCGGGTTTCTATTTTTCCTGTTTTTATTTTTCAAAAATTACTATCTTTGCCAGCCCCGAAACAAATAAGGATTGGGGCCTTGAAAGAAGGTATTTGAATGCCCGGGTGGCGAAATTGGTAGACGCACCATCTTGAGGGGGTGGCGCCTTACGGGCGTAGCGGTTCGAATCCGCTCCCGGGCACCGGAAAATTCCGGCAATTTGGAATCCGGTCGGGCTTCCTCAGGAATTCAGATTCCAGCACCGCTCAGGTGGCGAAATTGGTAAACGTTGCGGCCTCAGGAGCCGTTGGGAGCAATCCCTTGTGGGTTCGAGTCCCACCCTGAGCACAAAAAATCCCCGCTTAATTATGTTAGGCGGGGTTTTTTTATTTATTCCTGTGAGCGGGCAATTACGGGAATGGTATACCTGACCTTTACTTTCCGTCCGTTCTGTTCGCCCGGTTCCCATTTTGGCATTGCTTTTACTATCCGGACGGCTTCTTCGGCAAGGCCGCCGCCGAGTTCCTGCCCGCGAAGGGCCTTCACATCAATAATCGAACCGTCACGGTCAATGGTAAACTGCACGAAAACCGTTCCCTGGATATTGTTTTCGATGGCCTGCCTGGGGTACCGGAAGTTTTTCATAACGTATGGCAGTATTTTATCCATTCCACCGGGGAACATTGGTTTTTTCTGAATAGTTGCGTATTCATGTACAGTACTGCTTACTGTCCCAACGATCGCTTCCCGGCCTTTCCCGTCGGCCGGGACGTCCATCGGGACCTCGAATCTGGAGAGGCCGTCTTTGGTTTCGTTACCCAGGATCACGTCGTCAGGAATGCTTTCGGTAGGAGGTAGCAGGTCCTCCTCGTTCACTTCTGCCTGGCGTACGATCTCAGGGGTCGTATATTGTATCTCTTTCACGGCAGGTGGGGTCGGAAGCTTCATTTCAGGCGGGGGCAATTCCTTGGGCTTGGGTGTTTCCAGGGTGGAAAGGCCGGGATCCGTGTCGGGAAGCACTGCGGCGGGTTTGTTTTTTTTTTCGATGATAGCTGCCAGAATGGGGGCATACGAGCAAAGAGAAAAAGAAAATACGGCAATCAGCAGCGCTTTCATCGCGTGGCGGGAATAATCCCGGCGCAGGGCATAGGCTCCATACTCCCGGTTTCTTCCTTCGAATATGATCTGGCACCAGCTGCTATTTTGAAGGTCAATCTTACTCATGGCTGTAGGGTTTAATAATAAATAATTTATACTACCATGATGCTGTGCCGGCTGAAATTTCATAAGCCTGTCCGAAGGGGGCGCCTGGCACGCAGCTTGCAGCTTAACACAGCGATACAGCATGACAATATGGAAACACTTTATAAAGTCAACATCGAACGCATTGAAAGGGACCTGTATGAATTGAGAAAATTCGGGTATAATCCCGCTGACCGGGGTATTTATCGCCCCGGCCTGACCGAACCGGATATGGAGGCCCGCAGGTGGCTGATGGAGCAGTTCTCGGCTAATGGCCTGGAAACCCATATGGACGGGGCCGGGAATGTCATCGGACGGCGGGGAGCGGCGGGAAAGCCGGCAATCGCCGTTGGGTCTCACTCTGACACGGTTCCCTGCGGGGGGATGTTCGACGGAGCGCTTGGCGTGATTGCCGGGCTCGAATGTATCCGGGTAATGAATGAAGAGGGAATTGAAACGGAAAATCCCATCGAGGTAATTTCCACGAGTGAAGAAGAGGGCCGTTTTGGGGGCATGCTGGGCGCCCAGGCATTAGCCGGGGCGCTTACCCCGGACTGGATAGAGCGCGCAGAGTCGGCAGACGGAGAGTTATTGAAGGAAGCGCTGGAGAAATGCGGCTTGAGCAGCGCTGGTGTGCTAAGGTCCAGGCTCTCGCCGGGAGCCCTGCTGGCATTCCTGGAGCTGCACATAGAGCAAGGCCCCATACTGGATAAGGAAAGGATACCGATAGGGATCGTGGAAGGAATATCCGGTGTGTTCAAATGGTTGATAAGGCTGAAGGGGAAGGCGGACCACGCCGGGACGGCGCCGATGAATATGCGAAGCGACGCATTCATGGGACTGGCGGATTTTGCGCATGAGATCTACCGGATAATAGATGAGAATGGTTCCGATAAAAGCCGCCTTACAATTGGCCGGGTAGAGTTAAAGCCGGGATATGCGCATACTATTCCTGGTGAAGTTGATTTTACACTGGTAGGAAGGGACCTGGATGAAAGGATCATGTTTACCCTGGCCGAAGCCTGCAGAAAGGTATTATCATCCATTGCGCGCAAACACAAACTAATGTTTGAGTATGAAGAACGATCCTGGCTTTCTCCGCAGGATTGCCATGAGTCGGTTATTTCCGCTTTTGAAGAAAGCGCAAAGCAACTCGGCCTTCCGTACAAGATCATGCCCAGCGGTGCGGGGCATGATGTGCAGTTCTTTTCAAAGCTGATGCCGGCAGGAATGGTCTTCGTCCCAAGCGTAAATGGAGTAAGCCACGCCCCTGATGAATGGACGCAATGGGAGGATGTTGAAAACGGCGCAAACGTCCTGTTGAATACACTGGTCCGCCTCTCGCAACAAAAGCAGCTGCTTACAGCTTAGAGGTGATCTCTTCGCTCATGGGTTCTACTTTGGACGGGAAAAAGGCGACGAGTTTGCCTTTTTCATCCACCAGGTACTTGCAGAAATTCCAGGTGGGTTCCTGCTCGTTCCAGCCGTTGGCCGATTTGCTGGTGAGCCAATCAAAAACCTCGTTTTTCTCTCCGCCTTTGACACTTGATTTTTCAAACATGGGGAAAGTTACCCCGTAATTCTCTTTGCAGAAGCTGGCGATCTCCAGGTTGCTTCCCGGTTCCTGGCCGCCAAAATTATTGGCCGGGAAACCAAGTACGACCAGCCCGTCCTTGCCATAGGTTTTGTACAGTTCTTCCAGGCCCTCGTATTGCGGAGTGAAGCCGCATTCCGAAGCGGTATTTACAAGCAATACCTTCTTTCCCCTGAACTGCGAAAAATCTACTTCTTCGCCCTTTATATTTTTCATTTTAAGGGAGTAAAAGCCGGAATCCTGGGCTTTCAAGCCGGTAAGCGGCAAAATTGCCAGTAACAGAAGGGCTGGAAATACGGTGGTGGTTTTCATGTTTAAAGGTACTTTCTTTTTTGTTTTTATGCAATAATATTTAAGCTCTACAGGTTTTACTTTATATTTGAAGAGTGAAATTGGAGTATTTTATCATGAAGAAGGCGATCCTGTTAAGTTTCCTGTTGACAATAATTACGGCGTCCGTCGCCCGGGCGCAAACCGGGCCTTCCGGCGAAGAAAAAATACCGGGCGTGGAAGTGCAGAAAATGCTTCCCGATCCCATTATTGATAATTGTTTCGTTGGGGGGATAGAAATAGGAATGTCCATGGACAGCATTTACCGGTTCTTTGCCAAAGAGCGTATCTATAAAGTATACACTTATGATGCAAAAGGCCGCCATGAGTCCATCCAGGTAGTGGATATGGACGGAAATTCCCCCTACATGGTATTCGAGCCCGAATGTTACGATAAAGATGATGAGATATGCACCATTTGGCGTATTACCGTGCGTACGCCTAAATATTATACCAAGCGAAGCATTAAAGTAGGAAACACACTCAAAGAACTAAGGGAAGCCTACGTCATTACTTCTGTGAAATGGGAAGAAGGCAACCTGGTGGCGATGGCCGAAATGTCGAATATTTCTTTCCTCCTGGATACTTCCAAAATTTCCAAGAGCTGGTACTTTACCATGAGCCCGGCATTACTGCCTGGCGACGCGAAAATTGTAGGAATTAGGATCACCGAATAGTACTGTTTCACACGTTTTTTGTTATCTTTGCAGCAAAACTGTAGAAGATGAAGAGGAGCCATATCGTTGGAATTGTTCTTATTGCAGTAGCCATTGGGGTGATTATCAGTACCTATGCGGATACCAGTACTTACGCGGACTTCAACCGCGCCCGTAAAACCGGTGATGAGATACACGTCGTAGGGACATTGGCTGCGGATAAACCCCTTTATTATGATCCTATAAAAGACGCAAATTACTTTTCATTTTATATGGAGGATGAAAAGGGAGTTGAATGCAAAGTAGTTTTCAACGGTACCAAGCCCCAGGATTTTGAGCGGTCAGAGCAAATCGTTCTGGTTGGAAAAATGCAGGGAGACGAGTTTTACGCTTCCAAAATATTAATGAAATGCCCCTCCAAATATACCGAAGATCAGATCGAGGTAAAAGAATTTAGCGCAGAGGCTAATGGGTAGTTTTCCCGCGAATCATTTCTCCTTTTTAATAACCAGCTTCCATGGATATTCAATACGTCGGTGAACATTTGTTTCCCGGTAAATTAGGCCAGTTCTTTGTGGTCTTAGCTTTCGGAATGGCCCTTTTGTCAGCAATAGGGTACTATTTTTCCACGACCAGAGACCGGGAGGATGATTCCTGGCGGAAAATTGCACGCTGGGCTTTTCGTATCCATACATTTTCCGTCATAGGTATCGGCGCCTGCCTCTATTTTATCATTTACAATCATTACTTCGAATATCATTACGCCTACGCACATTCTTCCACCGAACTGCCCACGCATTATATTGTTTCCTGCTTCTGGGAAGGGCAGGAGGGGAGTTTTCTGCTCTGGGCCTTTTGGCAGGCAGTAATCGGCAATATCCTTATCTGGAAGGCCAGGAGCTGGGAAGACAGTGTAATGACCTTTGTGGCCCTTTCCCAGGCCTTTATCGGGACGATGCTGCTGGGGGTTGAAATCCTGGGCTACCGCATCGGAAGTTCTCCTTTTATCCTGCTTCGGGAAGCTATTCAGGCTCCCATTTTCCAGCGCGCCGATTACCTTACGTTCATTACTGATGGAAATGGCCTGAATCCCCTTTTACAGAATTACTGGATGGTGATCCATCCCCCCACGCTTTTTGCCGGCTTTGCGACCATGGTCGTTCCTTTTGCCTATGCGCTTGCCGGAGTTTGGACGCGGCGCTACTCCGAATGGGTTAAACCAGGACTGCCCTGGGCCCTGGCTGCGGTAATGATCCTTGGAACCGGAATTATTATGGGAGCGTTCTGGGCTTACGAGGCTCTCAGCTTCGGTGGTTTCTGGGCATGGGACCCGGTGGAGAACGCTTCCCTGCTTCCCTGGCTGATTATGATTGCCGCCGTGCATGTGATGGTGGTCTATAAAAATTCCGGGCATTCCTATGCAACGGCCCTCATTCTGGCTTTCCTGGGATATATTTTGGTATTGTACGCTTCCTTCTTAACAAGGAGCGGGGTATTGGGCGAAGCTTCGGTACACTCCTTCACCGACCTGGGCATGTCCGGCCAGCTGGTTGTTTACTTGCTGTTTTTCACCGCCCTGGGCAGCTGGCTAATTGCCCGGCACTGGAAGCACTTCCCTATTACCGCGAAAGAGGAGAATACATATTCCCGCGAGTTCTGGCTGTTTATCGGCACGCTGGTGATGATCATTTCCTGTTTCCAGATACTTGCCTTTACGTCTGTACCTGTCTGGAATGCGCTTTTCGGAACAGATGTGGCCCCACCGACGGATCCCATCAGCACATATAATAAATGGCAGCTGCCCATTGCCGCGGTAGTTGCTCTGCTTTCCGGAATTGCCCAGTACCTTAAATACAAGCAAACGAATCCTAAAAAATTCTTTCCCAAATTATGGACGGCCCTGGCCGTCTCCGTAATCCTGGCCGCCGGGTTCATTTATATGACGGAAGTGTATGAGAACCTTGCTTATATCCTGCTGGTGCTGGCCTGTACCTTTATGGTTGTTTCCAACGGGGAAATCCTGCTCAACGCTTTCCGCGGGAAAGTAAAGCTGGCTGGTTCCGCAGTTGCCCATATGGGATTCGGCTTAATGCTGATCGGTGCGCTGGTGGCCGCCTCCAAGAGCAAAGTGATCTCTATCAATACATCAGGCTTTGATTTTGGCGAGCAGATGGACGCCGAAAGCACACGTGAGAATATCCTGCTGCTCGAAGGAGAGCCTATGCAAATGGGCGAGTACAAGGTTACTTATTTGAATGACTCCGTTTCCGGCCCCAACACCTATTTCAGGGTTAATTACCAGCGGATAGATGAAGAGACGGGCGAAGTGAAAGAGGAATTCGACCTGTATCCCTACGGGCAGGTAAATGAAAAGATGCAGTCCTTTCTTGCCAACCCGGATACAAGGCATTATATGCTGCACGATATCTATACCCATGTGAGCCTTGTGCCAGCTAAAACCCCGGAGCATGAAGACCATGAAGGGCATACCGAAGACGAAGAATATACGAACGTGTCCACCCGCACAATTTCCCTTGGGGATACTGTGCAGGCTCTTCCGGCCGTCATTAAGGTAAACGGCTTAAAAAGGGATGTGAACCTCAAGAATATCACCCTTGAAGAGGGCGACATCGCAGTGGCGCTTGATTTGGAAGTGCAGTCCGGAGAGGAAAAATATACGGCGTCACCGGTGTTCATGATAAAAAATAATGCCATTTTCGATATAGCGGATAAGATTGAGGAATTGGGCCTCAAATTTCGCTTTACCAAGATCATTCCGGAAGAAGATAAGTTTGAACTTGTGGTGATGCAGAAGCCGGCCGAAACCGGTGGCTGGATTGTCATGAAAGCGATCATGTTTCCCTATATTAATTTGCTGTGGGGAGGCTCTATTCTTATGGTGATCGGCTTCCTGCTTTCCATTTTAAGGCGAGTTAAAGAGATCAAACCTGCATCCTGATGAGGATCAGCATTATCGGCTCCGGCAATGTCGCTACCCATTTAGGAAAAGCGTTTTACCATTCCGGGCATGAGATTGCCGATATTTGCAGCCCTTCACCTGGCCACGCCCGGGCGCTTGCCAGCCTTGTAAATGCACGCGCGCTGACGCAGCCTTCCGCTCTTCGCAAGGATATTGACCTTTGCCTTATTGCTGTAAAAGACGACGTCATTGAGCAGCTGGCCTCCGCTTTGGATTTCCGGGAGACCGTCGTGGCGCATACCGCCGGAAGTATTTCCATGCAAACGCTTTCAGGAAGCTCCCCTTATTACGGGGTATTTTACCCCTTCCAGACCTTTTCCGCTTTCCGGGAGCCGGATATTTCCCGG is a window from the Anseongella ginsenosidimutans genome containing:
- a CDS encoding MBL fold metallo-hydrolase is translated as MKITFLGTGTSQGVPVIACDCQVCTSGDPCDKRLRSSVLIEDKHTTAVIDSGPDFRYQMLRAGVKQLDAIVLTHEHKDHLAGMDDIRAFNFRQEEPMDVFATPRVQETIIREFAYVFSSVKYPGLPRIKLIEIQNKPFKVGTLRFQPVEVLHYKLPVFGYRIGDFTYITDAKTIEPEEKEKIKGSKVLVLNALQKEAHVSHFTLDEAVRLAGELGAERTYLTHISHKLGRHAEIESKLPPGIHLAYDGLVLTL
- a CDS encoding cytochrome c maturation protein CcmE, translated to MKRSHIVGIVLIAVAIGVIISTYADTSTYADFNRARKTGDEIHVVGTLAADKPLYYDPIKDANYFSFYMEDEKGVECKVVFNGTKPQDFERSEQIVLVGKMQGDEFYASKILMKCPSKYTEDQIEVKEFSAEANG
- a CDS encoding glutathione peroxidase; the encoded protein is MKTTTVFPALLLLAILPLTGLKAQDSGFYSLKMKNIKGEEVDFSQFRGKKVLLVNTASECGFTPQYEGLEELYKTYGKDGLVVLGFPANNFGGQEPGSNLEIASFCKENYGVTFPMFEKSSVKGGEKNEVFDWLTSKSANGWNEQEPTWNFCKYLVDEKGKLVAFFPSKVEPMSEEITSKL
- a CDS encoding LolA family protein, which produces MLTIAILAAGPLMLFTAHAAWSQPANDPEAKEILDAVSAKYRAHDYIKAVFSYTFNSPSENVTQTEEGSLYVQPGGNKYRVKVAGQEMISNGTTSWVYLPEVNEVQVSDAAAGSGELNPAQLFTLHEKGFKYVLKGESNIDGKQVHLIDLVPLESSPYSKIELAVEKSASLIRQLKVFDKNGNHYIYKIKTINFNPDPDSDFFTFSKADHPGVEVVDLR
- a CDS encoding energy transducer TonB, with the protein product MSKIDLQNSSWCQIIFEGRNREYGAYALRRDYSRHAMKALLIAVFSFSLCSYAPILAAIIEKKNKPAAVLPDTDPGLSTLETPKPKELPPPEMKLPTPPAVKEIQYTTPEIVRQAEVNEEDLLPPTESIPDDVILGNETKDGLSRFEVPMDVPADGKGREAIVGTVSSTVHEYATIQKKPMFPGGMDKILPYVMKNFRYPRQAIENNIQGTVFVQFTIDRDGSIIDVKALRGQELGGGLAEEAVRIVKAMPKWEPGEQNGRKVKVRYTIPVIARSQE
- a CDS encoding Zn-dependent hydrolase; translated protein: METLYKVNIERIERDLYELRKFGYNPADRGIYRPGLTEPDMEARRWLMEQFSANGLETHMDGAGNVIGRRGAAGKPAIAVGSHSDTVPCGGMFDGALGVIAGLECIRVMNEEGIETENPIEVISTSEEEGRFGGMLGAQALAGALTPDWIERAESADGELLKEALEKCGLSSAGVLRSRLSPGALLAFLELHIEQGPILDKERIPIGIVEGISGVFKWLIRLKGKADHAGTAPMNMRSDAFMGLADFAHEIYRIIDENGSDKSRLTIGRVELKPGYAHTIPGEVDFTLVGRDLDERIMFTLAEACRKVLSSIARKHKLMFEYEERSWLSPQDCHESVISAFEESAKQLGLPYKIMPSGAGHDVQFFSKLMPAGMVFVPSVNGVSHAPDEWTQWEDVENGANVLLNTLVRLSQQKQLLTA
- a CDS encoding heme lyase CcmF/NrfE family subunit: MDIQYVGEHLFPGKLGQFFVVLAFGMALLSAIGYYFSTTRDREDDSWRKIARWAFRIHTFSVIGIGACLYFIIYNHYFEYHYAYAHSSTELPTHYIVSCFWEGQEGSFLLWAFWQAVIGNILIWKARSWEDSVMTFVALSQAFIGTMLLGVEILGYRIGSSPFILLREAIQAPIFQRADYLTFITDGNGLNPLLQNYWMVIHPPTLFAGFATMVVPFAYALAGVWTRRYSEWVKPGLPWALAAVMILGTGIIMGAFWAYEALSFGGFWAWDPVENASLLPWLIMIAAVHVMVVYKNSGHSYATALILAFLGYILVLYASFLTRSGVLGEASVHSFTDLGMSGQLVVYLLFFTALGSWLIARHWKHFPITAKEENTYSREFWLFIGTLVMIISCFQILAFTSVPVWNALFGTDVAPPTDPISTYNKWQLPIAAVVALLSGIAQYLKYKQTNPKKFFPKLWTALAVSVILAAGFIYMTEVYENLAYILLVLACTFMVVSNGEILLNAFRGKVKLAGSAVAHMGFGLMLIGALVAASKSKVISINTSGFDFGEQMDAESTRENILLLEGEPMQMGEYKVTYLNDSVSGPNTYFRVNYQRIDEETGEVKEEFDLYPYGQVNEKMQSFLANPDTRHYMLHDIYTHVSLVPAKTPEHEDHEGHTEDEEYTNVSTRTISLGDTVQALPAVIKVNGLKRDVNLKNITLEEGDIAVALDLEVQSGEEKYTASPVFMIKNNAIFDIADKIEELGLKFRFTKIIPEEDKFELVVMQKPAETGGWIVMKAIMFPYINLLWGGSILMVIGFLLSILRRVKEIKPAS
- a CDS encoding DNA translocase FtsK; the protein is MSDTENRLRNEFKNRAKGSRKVKAPRKKRNKLFRLPEIKFRHTRFVKILGLFCLLISVFLLIALTSYLFTWKQDQSYVFDSPTFWKFFRDSEALPSELKERLLAEGGIQNWMGKLGAFFSHQLVYNSFGLASFVFIAFFFILGYRLLFAVSIFSVRRSLVYTLGVLLYIPLVIAFVNSFINNSIHYAEGVYGYQTNIWLNITLGKAGTGFLLLFAAFSAVVFIFNPSFSLFRRRRKTELTQPEAFNEEEEAENILLEEEIVFDPIELNPREREKGAETKTINDFFAEKFGRKNKARDGGESMDSSESIPPETTAGMHRGENMPPDRPENSRPADQVLRESGVLPESGNPAVQKTNDPAFSIEATEEEKLADSLVHEHGLYDPTLDLQDFRFPHLDLLETYGSSRPSVTAEELEANKNKIVGTLANYGIDIDKIKATIGPTVTLYEIVPSPGVRISKIRNLEDDIALSLAALGIRIIAPIPGRGTIGIEVPNQHPEIVSMRSVMATEKYQNANMELPIALGKNISNEVYIVDLAKMPHLLMAGATGQGKSVGINALLVSLLYKKHPAQLKFVMVDPKKVELTLYRKIERHYLAKLPGEGEAIITDTRLVINTLNSLCIEMDNRYELLKDAGVRNIKEYNKKFVSRKLNPNEGHRFLPYIVLVIDEFADLMMTAGKEIETPIARLAQLARAIGIHLVIATQRPSVNIITGTIKANFPARIAFRVTSKIDSRTILDAGGADQLIGRGDMLLSTGSDVIRLQCALVDTPEVEHITDYIGSQRAYPTAYELPEYVDESGDGNGAKAFDSENRDQMFDEAARLVVRHQQGSTSLIQRKLKLGYNRAGRIIDQLEAAGIVGPFEGSKARDVLIQDEYALEQLLNDLGN